In Cherax quadricarinatus isolate ZL_2023a chromosome 28, ASM3850222v1, whole genome shotgun sequence, a single window of DNA contains:
- the LOC128693279 gene encoding zinc finger protein 568 — protein sequence MEALPEDSCAITPGLEDREYSEGENVFEQHCDPNALLLNDTTDKSFHCTLCGKGFSQKGSLKRHTQTHSGEKPFGCPVCGKVFSRESNCKEHILIHTGEKPFQCTLCCKGFTQKGTLVKHLYTHTGGKPYECSECGKTFARIGEQKIHMVTHTGEKAHECALCGMAFGQKGSLTRHMQSHSGEKPFKCDLCGKFFARNSNLKVHLLNHKGEKSFVCSICGKSFAQKSTLKKHNYTHITERSVECPICGKAFVHQGQIKLHMLSHTKEKLYDCLLCGKSFAQKGSLEKHIFIHTGQKPFECKECGKVFTQKGHLTTHMLTHTGEKQFECSECGKPFARNSDLKAHKVIHSGEKPYECPICGKCYSHKSNVSKHIRTHTGEKPFECSKCDKRFVQKNSLRKHMQSHTDEK from the coding sequence ATGGAAGCTTTACCTGAAGATTCATGTGCTATTACACCAGGACTGGAAGACAGGGAGTATTCCGAGGGTGAAAATGTATTTGAACAGCATTGTGACCCTAATGCTCTTCTATTGAATGACACTACAGACAAATCATTTCACTGCACTTTATGTGGGAAAGGGTTTTCCCAAAAAGGATCCTTAAAAAGGCATACACAGACTCATTCAGGTGAAAAACCATTTGGTTGCCCTGTGTGTGGAAAGGTGTTTTCAAGAGAGAGTAACTGTAAGGAACACATTCttattcatactggagagaaaccatttcAGTGCACACTATGTTGCAAAGGATTTACCCAGAAAGGTACTCTTGTAAAGCATCTCTATACTCACACTGGAGGTAAACCATATGAATGTTCAGAATGTGGGAAGACATTTGCACGTATTGGTGAACAGAAAATCCACATGGTgactcatacaggagagaaagcACATGAATGTGCTTTGTGTGGAATGGCATTTGGGCAGAAAGGTTCACTTACTAGGCATATGCAGTCTCATTCTGGAGAGAAGCCTTTTAAATGTGATTTATGTGGAAAGTTTTTTGCCCGTAATAGCAACTTAAAAGTGCATTTGCTTAATCACAAGGGAGAAAAATCATTTGTGTGCTCGATATGCGGAAAAAGTTTTGCACAGAAAAGTACTCTTAAGAAGCATaactacacacacatcacagaGAGATCAGTTGAATGTCCTATCTGTGGCAAGGCATTTGTGCATCAAGGTCAGATTAAGCTACATATGCTTAGTCACACAAAAGAAAAATTATATGACTGCTTATTATGTGGGAAGAGTTTTGCACAGAAAGGTTCTCTTGAAAAACACATTTTTATTCATACTGGCCAGAAACCATTTGAGTGTAAAGAGTGTGGGAAAGTTTTTACTCAGAAGGGCCACTTGACTACACATATGTTAACTCACACTGGAGAAAAGCAGTTTGAATGTTCTGAGTGTGGAAAACCATTTGCTCGGAACAGTGATCTGAAAGCTCACAAAGTAATACACAGTGGAGAAAAACCATACGAGTGCCCAATATGTGGGAAATGCTACTCTCACAAAAGTAATGTTAGTAAACATATACGAACTCACACGGGTGAAAAACCATTCGAGTGTTCAAAATGTGATAAAAGGTTTGTCCAGAAAAATTCCCTCAGGAAGCATATGCAGTCCCATACAGATGAAAAGTAA